The Halovivax ruber XH-70 genome includes the window GTGCCAGTCGAGAAACGGGTATGACCGATCAGACGAGCGAAGGGTACCGAACCTACGATCCCGACGCTTCCCACGCCTTTCCCGACGGCCCTGTCAACTCGATTCTCGAGTTTATCGCCGACGACACCGAGATCCAGACGTTTCTCGAGGCCCAGAACGTCAACGCAGTCGATCGGATGCGATACAACGATCACGGGCCAAAACACATCGAAATCGTTCGTAACCGGGCGTTGTGTCTGTACGATTTGCTTAAAGCCAGCTCAGTCCCCTTCAATGGGGCACGTCAACAGGGCCTCGCCGAATCCGACGAGGCCGTGATCATCGCCCTTGCGGCCACGTTGCACGACGTCGGGCACGTCGTCCACCGGGATCGCCACCCATTCTACTCGGTTCCGCTCGCCTCGGACGTCCTCGATCGAATCCTCCCCGAGTTCTACGACACCGTCGACGCCGTCAGGGTAAAGGGCGAAGTCCTGCACGCGATCCTCTGTCACCACACCCCTGTCGATCCGTTGACGCTCGAAGCCGGTGTCATCCGTGTCGCGGATGCACTCGACATGGAACGCGGGCGCTCGCGCATCCCGTACGAGCAGGGCGGCCGCGGAATCAACACGCTCTCGAGTCAGGCGATCAGTCGTGTCTCACTTCACGAGGGCGATTCGAGCCCAGTTATGGTCGAGATCGCGATGACGAACGCCGCCGGCGTCTATCAGGTCGACAACCTCCTGAAGGCCAAACTCGAGCGGTCGATGCTCGAAGACCACGTCCGAATCGTCGCGGTCAACACCAACGAGAACCGCGAACAACTGGTCGAACGAATCGAACTCTGAGGGCGTGTCGATCAGCGGTTCCCGAACCTATGGCCGTATCAATTTTGAACGAAAACTGGTCGCTGTCGATCTGTGTACGGTTCGCAACCCAGCTGCTCGCGGTCCAATCGCCGCCGGCACTGTTTGCCACGGTGTGCGCATCACTTTAGGTAGCCTCTCCCCATGCTCGAATCGATGACGACACAACTCGCCGTCTTCGCACTGGCAACGGGTGTGCTCACTGGTGGACTGTTTCGTATGCTTTCGATTCCGATCCCCGCGCCGCCGGAATTACCCGGCCTCCTCGGGATCGTTGGCATCTTTCTCGGGTACAAACTCGTCGAGGCACTCGGGATCGGGATCGATCTCGTCGAGGCACTCGGCTTCTAACGGGTCGTCGAAAAGACTGCGTTCTCGGAACCGACGTGGGGGAAATTCCGAAGTCGGGACGATCAGTAGCTGCGGACCTTCGGCTCGTAGGTCTTGTCCTCTCCTTCGAGGATGACTGGACGGTACCAGATCGACGGTGCACCGTCGTCCCAGGTGATCATCGTGTGTTTGAGCCAGTTTTCGTCGTCACGAATCTGGTTCTCCTGGCGCCAGTGAGCGCCGCGGAACTCGTTGCGGACGAGCGCGCCGAGGGCGATCGTCTCCGCGACGTCGATCAGATTGCGCGTCTCGTAGGTCATCTGCAGATCCGTGTTGAACGTCCGGGAGGGATCCGAGACGCCGACGCGCTGGTACTCTTCGCGGCACTCGCGAATGATCTCGAGGGCCTTCTTGATGCCGTCTTCCGTACGGAAGACGTTGACGTAGTCCGTCATCGCTCGCTGGAGCTTCGAGCGGATGTCGGCGTGGTTGACACCGTCGTCGTTGTCCATCAGGTGGTCGACGCGGGCCCGTTCGGCTTCGACCGCCTGCTCCAGGACGGCGTCGGTCGCCGTCGCCTGTCCGCTGCCGTCGGCTGCGACACCGCTTGCGGGACTCGTCTCGTCGACGCCTGCGAGGCCCGGATCGACGGGTGCCCCGACCTCGGTCTCGTCTTCGACGTCGTCGCCGTAGCCCGTCCGAATCTCGGCCGTTCCCAGTTCCTCGCCCGCGGCGTGGCGGCCGGCGCGCTTGCCGAAGACGATGAGTTCGGGCAGCGCGTTGCCACCGAGGCGATTCGCCCCGTGAACGGAGACACAGGCGCACTCGCCAGCGGCGTAGAGGCCGTCGACGCAGGTGGCGCCGTTCTCGTCGGTCTCGATACCGCCCATCTCGTAGTGCTGGCCGGGCTTGACCGGCATCGGTTCGACGAGGCCGTCGACACCCTCGAAGTCTTCCGCGAGGTGCAGAATGTTTTCGAGGCGGTCCATGATGCGCTCTTCGCCGAGGTGGCGCATGTCGAGGTTGACGTACTCGTCTTC containing:
- a CDS encoding HD domain-containing protein produces the protein MTDQTSEGYRTYDPDASHAFPDGPVNSILEFIADDTEIQTFLEAQNVNAVDRMRYNDHGPKHIEIVRNRALCLYDLLKASSVPFNGARQQGLAESDEAVIIALAATLHDVGHVVHRDRHPFYSVPLASDVLDRILPEFYDTVDAVRVKGEVLHAILCHHTPVDPLTLEAGVIRVADALDMERGRSRIPYEQGGRGINTLSSQAISRVSLHEGDSSPVMVEIAMTNAAGVYQVDNLLKAKLERSMLEDHVRIVAVNTNENREQLVERIEL
- a CDS encoding XapX domain-containing protein, producing the protein MTTQLAVFALATGVLTGGLFRMLSIPIPAPPELPGLLGIVGIFLGYKLVEALGIGIDLVEALGF
- a CDS encoding FAD-binding protein, translating into MYEHDVIVVGAGGAGLRAAIAAHEAGADVAMVTKLHPVRSHTGAAEGGINAAIRDGDDWELHAYDTMKGSDYLGDAPAIETLAQDSPEDTITLEHWGMPFSREEDGTVSQRPFGGLSFPRTTYAGAETGHHLLHTMYEQVVKRGIQVYDEWYVMNLAVTDEPDPNDRSCHGVVAYDVQSGQIQGFKANDGVILATGGPGQAFDHTTNAVSCTGDGQAMAYRAGVPLEDMEFVQFHPTTLPSTGVLISEGVRGEGGILYNEDGERFMFEHGYANNDGELASRDVVSRAELTEVNEGRGIEDEYVNLDMRHLGEERIMDRLENILHLAEDFEGVDGLVEPMPVKPGQHYEMGGIETDENGATCVDGLYAAGECACVSVHGANRLGGNALPELIVFGKRAGRHAAGEELGTAEIRTGYGDDVEDETEVGAPVDPGLAGVDETSPASGVAADGSGQATATDAVLEQAVEAERARVDHLMDNDDGVNHADIRSKLQRAMTDYVNVFRTEDGIKKALEIIRECREEYQRVGVSDPSRTFNTDLQMTYETRNLIDVAETIALGALVRNEFRGAHWRQENQIRDDENWLKHTMITWDDGAPSIWYRPVILEGEDKTYEPKVRSY